ACAACGTGCGCCGCCATGGCTTCTTTTCATGTGTTGTTTTCCCTCAGCGTCTTCCACATAGTTTCATGTATTGCCACATAGGGAGCGGCGCTCTCCGGGAAGCCTTCATTCCCGCCGAGCCGGACAAAATCCCCGTCATCTATAGAGAGATACAAGCCGTCATCGCTGCCTTTATAGCAGTATTTCTCCGTGTCCAGGAGCTCGTTCCCGCGCACAAATTTTACCATCCCTGTATAGATAGTGCTTGTAACTCCCGGAACCCTCTCTTTCGACAAGCTTTCCGTCACCACATAGACATCCATGCCGTCATAGGACGTCGCCCAGACGTCTTGGGCAAAGGTCTGCGGCATCCATAAGTATTGGACGAGCAAAGCAAGAACGACCGTCAGAAAAATCCTTTTCATGCAAACAACTCCTTTGCTGTGCATTTCCCTCATATTATCGACACTTCCGGCCGACGGCTTCCTCCCTCATGCGTGATGCCCGACTGCTTATTGATTCCTCCGCCCAAGGTTATGCGTGTCGCTGCAGAATCCGGCAGTTGATCCATACCCTTTGTATGCGATGTGACAACGGTAATCTTTTTCTTTCGCAGGTACTTCGTTATATAAAGGGTGCTCGTCCCGGAGTCGAGATAAATGACGTCTCCTGCTGCAACAAGAGAGGCAGGATAACGAGCGATGTGTTGCTTTTCATTATACCATATGCCTTGCCGGATGACGATCCTTTTCTTTTTCATCGGCACATTGCGCATGAGTGAGTACGGTTTTGCTTTAGGAAGCGCTGATAAAATAAAGTCTGTCAGATTGGTGTAGATTTTTCGTTCTGTCAAGAAGGCAACCCGGATGCAGAGTGGTGCTCTGTGGAAGAGTTGCCGACAAAGAGAGTGCGGAAAAGATACACCAAGATGATCGAGCTGAATTTATCAGTGCTTCCTTTACATCGTAAACAAAAAAGAATAGGCCGCAGCTTTGTTTTCCGGGCCGGGCTTGTATATGTCCGGCGCTGTTAAAGGGGCTTCATCCGAAGACAGGAGAATGTTTCCACGCATCGAACATATAAGTCGAACATATAAAGTGCAGAAATTTTTTGAACGAAGAAGGGACGCTGACGATAAAAAAACTTCTCCCCCTCCTCTGCGCCATACTCCTTGCCGTTTGCAGCGGGCGGACAGCACAGGCGGCCGTTGCGCTCGCGGACGGTGTGAACCCTGCCGAATTTGCACAGTTTGCGAATGAGATTTTTGAGGATCCTCACCTTATTTCCACCCTCCTATACAATGCGCGTGCCTCCGATTTGCAGAACACACCGTTTTTTCCGCACGCACGAAGAACGGCGCTGCAGCTTACTTTCACATGGAGGGGGATGATCTGTTCTATTTGAAGATGACGTTTGACGAGGACAATGAGGAGCAACTTGACGATACGAGCAGTCTGTCCGTAACAGCCTATTATGCAGCCGGGATGGCAGATGACGAAATAACTGCGCTGCAAAAGAAGAGGATGATTCGTCAGGGCCACACCTTCACCTACCGTGCCTATTGTGCCTCTGCGGAGCGCACGATTATAAAGCGCTTGGTTTTCAATGGAACGGACAGCTCCGCCACAATCTTTGCCACGAGAAACTGATTTGGCTATGCGGGTGCTTTGCCCGCCCTATAAGGGGCAGTTCCCTTCCATCGTCTGAAAGTGCCGGCTTTCACTGCGTTCAAGCCAAATTACTCTTGATCCGTCACTGCCTTAAAAAGGCGTTCATACTGCTTGCCGGTGCTGCCGCACATAAGTCATGTGCGGCAGCACTTTTATTATACCGTCTGCTTTGCATGCGGCACCGGCTCAACCCCATAATACAAAATGGGGCTGTGCACGAACAATTCCTGCACAGTCCCGTCATTTTTCCTTATTTTGCTTTATACACCCGCAGCACCTGCTCGACCGTCGCCTCCAAGTTGACTTCCGCGACTTCTCTTTTCATCGCCTCCTCAAGAGTCATGACCTGCTGCAGAATGGGGAAATAGGCATCGATACCATGCTCATTCACGGCACGCGCTCCCTCAAGCGCCGCACCGCAGAAGGCAAGTGTCAGCGCCTTGGGAGAGATTTCCTTCGCTCTTTTCGCCACGCCGACGGGCGCCTTGCCCATCGCGCTCTGATGATCCATGCGTCCTTCCCCCGTGATGAGGATATCGACGTCTTTGAGTGCTTCCTCGATGCACAGCATGTCGAGGACAAGCTCTATGCCGGGCGTGAGTTCGCCGTCGAGAAACGTGTGGAAGGCAAACCCCAATCCGCCGGCCGCACCCGCCCCTGCAAGATTCTTCCCCGATTTGCCGAGAGCTTCTTCCGCTATGTCCGCAAAATCATTAAGCGCTTTGTCGAGCTCCTCGACAAGCGCGGGAGTCGCTCCCTTCTGCGGACCATAGACAGCAGACGCTCCATTGTCTCCGCAGAGAGGGTTCGTCACATCACAGGCGATGCGGAAGCGTACCTCTTTGAGACGTGCATCCATGCCGCCTGCATCGATCGAAGCCACGCGTGCGACATCGGCACCCGTCACGCCGACTTCAGCTCCATTCGCATCATGAAATTTCGCGCCCAATGCCGTGAGCATACCGAGACCTGCTTCATTTGTGGCACTGCCTCCAATGCCGATGAGAAAATCCCTCGCACCCCTGTCGAGCGCATCGAGGATGAGCTCACCCAGACCATATGTCGTCGTGTGCAGCGGATTTCGCTTTTCCCGCGGCACCATGGGAAGTCCTGCCGCGTCCGCCATCTCAATGACGGCTGTCTTCGTCTGCGGCAGCCATCCGTATCGGCCGGATATGCGCTCCTCCAAGGGTCCTCGGACCTCCAACGTCACAATTTCGCCATGGAGCCCCTCGACAAGCGCATCCACCGTCCCCTCACCGCCGTCGGCGAGAGCATAGACGGCTGTCAAAGCCTCCGGAAAGAGACGCTTCACAGCGCGCTCGGCGGCAGCTCCCGCCTCCAGCGACGACATACTGCCCTTAAAGGAATCAATGGCGATTGTAACTTTCATGTCAGCCTCCTGCACCCAATACCGGTATGTTGAATATAATCGGCACATACATATATATCAAGAGTATTATAAACTCTAAGACGAGATATGGGAAGACCTTTTTGGAGACTGCGCCGACGGAAGCTCCCGTAATACTTGATGCCACAAATATGTTGACCGCCATCGGAGGCGTAATCATGCCGATCGATGTGTTGACAATGATGAGCAGCCCGAGAACGACAGGATCCACTCCCAGCGCCACGGCAATCGGCAGAAGGATCGGTGTGACGAGCAGGATGATGGACTGCGTCTCCAGGAACATGCCGAGAAAGAGCAGTAGAAGGTTCATGACCAGGAGGATGATGAACTTCTCGCTAAAGATCGCCATGATGGTCGTCGAGAGAATCGTGGGGATATTTTCCGTCGTCATGAACCAACTGAAAGGCGCAGACATGGAGACGACAAAGAGCACAATCGCGGACGACACACAGCTGTCGGCGAAAATCTTGTAGAGCTTCTTCCAGTTGAGCTCATTGAAGACGAACTTCGAAACAACTAATGCATAGACACAAGCGACCGCCGCCGATTCTGTCGGTGTGAATACCCCCGAGTAGATACCGCCGAGGATGATGATCGGCATCAGGAGCGCAAGAAAAGCATCCTTAAAGCGAACGATGTACTCCTTTGCCGGGTAGGATGTCATATCCGGCGAATCAAACTTCTTACAGCGGATCATGTTGAATATGCAGAGACCAAGAATCAGCATGATACCGGGCACCCACCCGCCGAGGAACATCGCCGTGACGGAGACGCCGGCCGTGACCGCATAGGTAACCATGCCGATCGATGGGGGTATGACAACGCCGAGCGTACCGGAGGAGGCCGCAATTGCCGCCGTCGTGTCTATAGGGTAGCCCTTCTTTATCATTTTTGGAGCCGTGATACTTCCAATCGCCGCAACCGTCGCTGGATTCGATCCTGAAATTGCGCCGAAGAAACCGGAAGCGACGACCGAGATACAGGCTAAACGCCCCGGCAATCGCCTTAAGAGCAGCTCGATAAAACCGATCAGTCGATCGGAGATTCCTCCCTCCGCCATGATATTGCCGGCGAGAATAAAGAACGGCACCGCCATGAGCGTGAAGCTGTCAAGCTGTGTGAACATGCGTGTCGGCACCGCTGCCAGATACTGCATATTGTCAGTAGCAAACATGGCGATCGCTGCCGCCAGGCCGAGACTGATGGCAATCGGCACCCCGATAAAGAGCATCAGGAAAAGTACAGCAAAAAGAATACCTGCTATTTCCATTACGTCTCCTCCCCTTTCTCAGGTATATGCCGCAGCACGCGATAAGTGTAGAAGATGGCCATCAAGAGAATCCCGATAGGGATCAAAGCGTATACGATGCCCAACGGCAGTTTAAGCATAGGAGACAGCTTGCCTTGGCTGAGCATCTTCTCCACGACCACATAGCCGTAGTTCGCTAAAAAGATGGCGAAAGCATCCAATAAAACAGCGGTTAATATACGAAAACCGCGTATAACCTTCGGACTGCTCTTAAAAATCAGCGGAACGAGTTCAACGACAAAGTGCTTTTCCTGCAGCGAAGCAAGCATAAGTCCGAGATAGACGATTGCCACCATGCAGTATCTTGCAAACTCTTCGCTCCAAGGAATGGAAAACAACATCGTATATCGTCCGCATGTCGCTAAGAACACGACTGCCACCATAAGCACCATGCAAACGACGGATATCTTCTCAACTCCACCGGCAAAGATACGAATGATTTTATCCATAAGGCACCTCGCAAAATAGAGAAAAGGTGAAGATGGAAGGGGGGCTGCCATCTCCACCTAATTCTTTGATGTTCTTATTTCGTTGCTGCCTGAATACGAGCCAGAAGATCCTGATCAATATTCAGAGAAGCATCGTTATAGACGCTCTTAACGGTCTCTTTCCACTCCGCCTTGTTGACGTCCGTAATAATGATGCCCTTCGACTCCATTTCAGCTCTTGCTCCGGCATCGATTTCCTGTGAAATCCTGCGCTGCTCACCCTTAGCGTATTGAGCCGCCTCGTCGAACCACTTCTTCTGCTCGTCGGTGAACCCGTTGTACTTGCCCTCGTTAATCATGAGAACGCAAGGGCTGTAGAAGAGATCGATCATCGAGATGTACTTTTGCACCTCATAGACTTTCGCCGTAAGGATGATGGCCAGGGGATTTTCCTGCCCGTCAACCGTCCCCTGCTGAAGCGCGGAGAAAATTTCGCCCCAAGCCATCGCTGTCGGTGTGCTTCCAAGCGCAGCGTAGGTTGCCATGTGCGAATGATTTTCCATCGTACGGATCTTCATGCCCTGCAGATCTGCCGGTGTCTTGATTTCCTTTTTATTGTTTGTGACTTCACGAAAACCGTTCTCCCAAAATCCGACAGCTTTGATCCCCGTTCCGTCAAATTCAGCCAGAAGACCGTCACCGATCGGACTGTCAAAAACCTTGTAAGCCTGCTCACGATTTTCGAAGAGATACGGCAGATCGAGCGTGCTCCAGTTTGCCGTGTTCTTCGAGAACGCAGGAATCGGTCCTGTAGAAGAGAGTACCATGTCCTGCGTGCCGTTCGATACGGCATCCATCATGTCACTCTCACCGCCGAGCGCGGAGTTCGGATAGATGTCAAGCGTCATCGTGCCGCCGGAAAGCTCCTCCAGCTTCTGCTGCATCGCCTGCAGTCCCTTTACATAATGTCCGTCGGGTGCTGTCGTGACGCCGACCTTCAAGTGTATCGAGGCTTCTTTCTTGCCTAGAAGCTGCGTACCCTCTTTTTTGTCGGCCGGTGCATTCGAGGCGCCGCTGCCGCCCTCACCACCACAGCCTGCAAAGACAACTGCAACAACCGCCGTCATGAGAAGCGCGAGCCATTTCTTTTTCATGTCCAACTTCCTTTCTTTACATACCTGATTTTCTATGAATCTCCAAACGTTCAAGGACAGCATAGACCGATGGATACGTTTCGTAAAGTGCTGCAACCCCATTTACGACGTGGATGCTTGCACGTGCAGTTCACTATGACCTTTTGCAGGAGATTCCGACAGAATTTATACCTGCGGGTTTTCCGGATGAAGCATTGTCTGGATTGCCTTGTCCAGAATTTCATCATCCCAAATCCTCTTCCAATCGTCACGAAGAACGAGGCGATTGCCTATGCCGATAGCAACCTTGCAGGCATCCGACACCGGAGGATTGCCCGGCAGGTAGCCGAGGAAATTGGCAGAAAGATTGAAGATATGTCCCGTGAGGAAGGAAACCGCCGCTTCCCTCGGAATGCCGCGGCGAACAGCCTCGTCGACCGTCTCCGCCATCGCGTAGAGCGTCGATGCGCCGAGAATTTCAACGAGCGTCGGCTCCAGAAACGCAATCTGCTCCGAGGTCATGATGAAAGCATTATCCGCGCGATACATCGCCTTTGCCGTCTTCTGCATGAGTTCGAACTTATCGTCCTCGCCGTTGATCTTGCTCATGACGATATCCTGATGTCCGCCCTCGCCGCCGAAACGATCTTCGAATGCTTCCTTCTCTTTTTGCCACTTGAAGTACGAAGGATGGCAGGGATGTGCAACGCCAAACGTGCAATCATCTCGAAGCGTAAGCTCCTTGGCGACCGCTGCCGCGGGGTCGAGAATCAGGAACGCAGTGCCCGGTTTCAGCTGAGGGACATACTCTGCAGAGAGCTTTTTAATAAGCGTATCCGGCACGGCGAAGATGACGACCTCCGCAAAGGCAAGCGCTTCCTCAACAGGCGTTACCTTTAAACCGCGCTCTTTTTCAATGCGTTCCACTGCCGGCGGGAATGTCTCGACTAGCTTGACCTCAAACTCATCCGCAAAATGTGTAACGAGATTGTTCGATGTTCGAGTTCCCATCTTACCGCCGGCACCGATAACGGCAACCTTAATCTTACTCATATAGCGTTTCCTCCTTAAAAGACGTACTTATCGTTTAGGCGACAGAGCAAGATCAAATCTTCCCCAGCGCCTTTTTTACCACCTGCGTGATATTCTCTACACTGAAGCCCATATGATCTCCGAGCTCTTTAGCCGGGCCCGATTCCGCATAGTCCTCAAGCGCGATTCTCTTTACCTTTACAGGTCTGTTTTCTGTAGCCAGACGACTGATATAGGAGCCTAACCCCCCATTGATATTGTGATCCTCGACGGTGACGACGAGATCCGTCTTCGCCATTTCCTCGAGAATTTTATCCGGATTCTTTCCGTAGAGGATATTGATATCCGCGACAGTGACCTTTACGCCGGCCTTATTGAGAGCTTCCCCCGCAGCCAGGACGCGGTCGAGTACAAATCCGTTGGACAGTAAGAGCGCCTCTGTGCCGTACTCTTTGAGGACGGTAATACCGTCTTTAGAAAAGGGTGCATCGAGCGGGAAAACATCCTCTTCGCGGCCGGAACCTCCGCGAATGTAAACAGGCCCCTCAATCTCCGCTGCATACAGTGTCGCATGATAGAGCTGGTTGCCGTCCGCCGGTGTCAAAACGGTAAAATTCGGCAAGCTCGTCACGAATGAGAGATCTTCGTAGAACTGGTGCGTTACGCCCTCACGTTCACCGCCCAAACATCCCGCGTTAAAACCGGCGAACTTGACATTGAGATTCGTATAGCCGACGAAGGTGCGCATCTGTTCGCCTGCTCGCATGGTGATAAATCCGCAATATGTTCCGACAAAGGGAATCGCCCCTGTTGTTGCCATCCCGGCGGCGACGTCGACAGCCGCCTGCTCGGCAATGCCCGTCTCCACATAGCGCGTCGGATACTTTTCCGCTAGGGGAACCCCCCGCATGGATTTTAACGCGTCAGGGTAGACGCCATAGACATCCTTGCCGTTATCTGCCAGTTCCATCATCGCTGCCGCGAAAGCTTCACGAGTTCCTTTGAATGTAGCCATTTCATTCCCCTCCCAACTCTTTCTGCACCGTCGCCCACTGCTCATCAGTAGGCAAGTTCTTATGCCAGGAATTGTCGTTTTCCATGAAGGAAACGCCCTTTCCTTTTATCGTGCGACATATGATTGCATGCGGCTGTCCTTTTTTGCCCTTCGCGATCCGAATAGCGGATTTGATCTCATCTATGTTGTGTCCGTCGATCTCCTGCGTATGCCATCCGAAAGCTCGGAAGCGATCCGCCGGATTGTTGATGCCGATGGTGTATTCAATCGTTTTGTAGCTCTGCCATCCGTTCATGTCGACAAAGACGACGAGATTGTCGAGTTTGTGCCCCGTACCGACATTGACGCCTTCCCATATAACACCTTCCTGCAACTCACCGTCGCCGCAGATGACGTATGTGTAGTAATCCCTGTTATGCGCTTTTGCCGCGATCGCCATACCGGCGCCGATGGCAATACCGTTGCCCAGCGACCCGGTCGTCATATCGATGCCGGGGACACCGCTGTGCATCGAGGGATGTCCCTGAAAGATGCTGCCCAGAGCGCGCAGGTTAAAGTGCTCCACCTTCGGCTGCAGATACCCGCGCTCGTTGAGTGCCGCGTACCAAATAGGCGTCGCGTGCCCTTTCGAAAGAATGAAGCGATCTCGATCCTCCCAGTTCGGATTCTTGGGATCAATGTTCATCGTGTCAAAGTAGAGTGTCGTCACAATATCAGCGCACGATAGAGCAGGTCCGGGATGTCCGTCCTTCCCTTCATATATCATGCGAACCGCTTCATAGCGCAGCCTTTTTGCCTTCTTTTCAAGATCCGCTGTCTCCATGAGAAATCCTCCTTCACAAAAACCACATAATCACGCGCTTGTTATAAGTCGTCTGATGTCTTCTGTGTTGTATTTTATACTCGTATGTTCAGGATTGTCAAGTATTTTTTGAAAATTTTCTTAACTCGATTTAACAATAAAAATAGGAGCCGTCATGCGCTCCATCTATAAAAAACAATAAATGAGCACACGACGGTCTCCTATCAATTATCGGACGCCTCCCAAGGCTGCAGCGAATAGCTGACGACATTGGCGATGGAATACGTGTCTCTCTTTTCAATCAAATCATAGATTCTTTGATGACTGTCCAACACTCGCATTGCTGATTGTCTTCTATGTGAAACCGCAATGGAGAGATGAATATAGTCGATCAGACTTTGATATATATTGCGCAGCACTTGATTCTTGGACGCTTTGGCGAGGAGCTTATGAAACGCCATATCGTTTTTGAGCAGGCGCTCTTTGTCATAATGACTCTCTGCTGCTATGGACTTCAGCTCCTGCACATTTTCCTTGAGCAGCAGACGTTCTTTTTCGTTCCGGTTATAATTCTTTAAAACTTGCTCAAGAATATCGATCTCAATGATACGTCGAAGTTCTTCAACATTTTCTTTATCCGGACTGGCCAAGAGCAGATGATAAAACAGCGTATCATAGACCGCATGATTTTCGCCATCGGACATAAATGTCCCGATGCCATGACGCATTTCGACAAGCCCCTGTGCCGATAAAATTTTCAATCCCTCGCGCAGCGAGCTTCGCCCCACGCCGAAGAGCTCACACAGCTCATTTTCATTGGGCAATCGCTCACCGGCTTTCAGATTTCCTTTGCGAATTGCTTCCTTGATTCCACGTACAACGATTTCTGTAGCGGATTGCGCCTCATAGCGCACATCGGTTGTGATTTCCTTCTTTTCCTGCATCATATTGTATCTTTTCAACTTTCCTGATCCTTATGGCACGGTTTCTACCTAATATATTAATATAGCCGAACTCTCCTGTTTTTACAAATACATATTTGCAAAAACTCGTACATTTCGAATATATCAAAGGGCTTCCTATACTCTCTATAGACCGGAACACGGTGAGAGTACGTGTTCTGTTCATCTGTTATTTCAAGTGCAGCTTCTTTGCTGCATTGCGCGGCGGACATGTCATTGTGAACGATGTACGAACGGCAGAAATACAACGTCGTCTCGCAGCGGAAACGGGATATATAATTCCTCTTTACCTCAGACTATTATAATAAGCAAAAAAACATCTAGGAAAAAAGATTTATTTGTGATAATATGTGGTGTACAAAACTAAGAATACTTTTGCGAATGGTTGTGTCACCTTAAAATACGTTTTGTCGTCACGGCTTCCGAAGGAATTCCACGGATATAGAAAGGTCGAGTTTACAGATCATGAAACACAGAGTTTCGGACGCACGAAAGTGCAGCCCCCTACCCTTTGTTGTCGGGTTCACTTTGCTTGGAGCGGCGTATGCTCCTCTTTGCGCGGAAGCCGGAACGAGCTTGAACGCATCCGGCGAGGAACAGTCCGCCATGATGCGCGCGGCTGCGGGTGAAGCGCCGATGATGCGCACAAGCGCTGCCGATGTGCCGGCGACCGTCGGCACGGAGGAAGACTTTCCCTCCGCCGGACGAGCGGACGTGGAAAGCATCGCCGCAGAACAAATAGAGGAAGAAGCCATCTTCGTTCACGCCTACACGTTTTCCGGCGAGAATCCCGTGACGGACACGGAGCTTCGCAAGCTGCTCCAAGAGCACACGCGCAAGTATGCGACACTCGCCGACCTCGAGTCACAGACGGCGGAAGTCACAAAGTACCTGCGCTCCAAAGGCTATTTTGTCGCCTTTGCTTATCTGGCGCCGCAGTCGTTTGCGGAAGGCGTTGTGGATTTCACCATTGTGCCGGGCCATTACGACAAAATCATTATAAATAATCATTCTTACTTAAAAGAGAATGCCATTCGTCGTGAAATAGGAATCGCCGCCGGTGATCTCATAAAGAAGAATCCTCTAAATCGCGGCATCTGGCTGACGAACGATCTCTCCCGCGTCGAGGCGCGCACGCAGATCAAGGCGGGCAGTCGTCAAGGCACGTCGGACATGGTCGTCGACGTGCAGAACAAGGGCAATCGCATGTGGGGCTACGTCGGTGTCGACAACGGCGGCTACCGCTATACAGGCCGTTACCAGTACAGTGCCTTCTTCAACTACGCAAGTCCCTTCCGCGAGGGCGATCTCCTCTCTCTCGGCGGTATCGTGTCAAACGACGGCATGTGGTCCGGCTCGGCCTCCTACTCGACGCCGATCATCCATCAGGGCGAGCGCATCGGCATCAGCTACGCGCGTTCGCACTACACACTGGGCGGCGCCTTTTCCATGCTCGACTATACGGGCACGTCGGAGACCCTGAGTCTCTGGTGGCAGCACAATTTTCAAAGAAGCCGCAGCTTCAACCTGTACGGTACCATTCGCTTCGACATGAAGGATCTCAACGACGAGGCGAAGCGAATGGATTACAAAAACCCGAAAAGCACGAATAATTGGGTCGTCGGCATAAACGGAGACAGCCTCGATCAAGTCTGGGGCGGCGGACGCAGCACGTTCTCACTCAACTACACGCGCGGCAACCTCTCGATCGACGATCGGCTGCAGCGTGAATACGACGCCATGACGACAAAGACGGCAGGCCGCTTCGGCAAGTGGAATCTCCATCTTACGCGCCTGCAGAATATAGGCGACCGTCTGGCTCTCTACCTGAGCTATGACCGCCAATGGGCGACGAAGAACCTCGACGCCTCGGAGAAGTTCTCGCTCGGAGGTCCGTACGGCGTACGCGCCTACCCTGTCGGAGAGGCGTCGGGTGACGACGGCTGGCGCTGGACGACGGAGCTCCGCTGGAATCTGCCGACGCGTGAGGGCGATGAAAACATCTGGCAGCTCATTGCCTTTGTCGACGGCGGTCATGTAAAGTTTTACCACGATCCTTACGACCGGGGAAAGGCGGGCCGCGGCCTTTACGGCGCCGGCATCGGCGTGAACTGGAGCAACGAATCGAACTGGGTCGCGCACCTGCACTACGCATGGAAGATCGGCCACGAAAAGGCGCTTTCCGACACGGATCGAAACGGCAGATTCTGGTTCCAGCTTTACAAGTTTTTCTAGGGAATCGCTGATAAGAAGTGCGGGCAAAAAGATGTGCCGAGATGATCGGGCTGCATTTATCAGTGCTTCCATATAATACATATGCATAAAAGCGAGCGGTCGGCATGACCCTCGAGTACGAAATACATTTCACACGATATTAAAGGAGAAATATCATGCGCTTCACGAAAAAATACAAACGTGCGAAGAGCGAGCACGGCTCAACCGATCCCTTCCTGCTGCGCTTGCGGGAAAATGTGCGCCGCGCCCTTGTGACCGGTGCGGGAGCGATGGCTGCCGGCGCCGTACTCGTGAGCACGAGCGGAGCCGTCTACGCGCTGCCGCAGGGCGGCGAGGTCGCGGCGGGCTCGGCGCAAATCGCCGCGTCGCAGGCGGAGATGTCCATCCATCAGACTTCGCAGAACGCCGTCATCAACTGGAACAGCTTCAGCATCGCGGCGGGCGAGCGCGTAGACATATTACAGCCGAATGCACAGGCGGCGCTTTTGAACCGCGTCCTCGGCAGCAGCCCGTCCGAAATCTTCGGCGTCCTGCAGGCGAACGGACGCGTCTTCCTCGTCAACCCCGCCGGCGTCTTTTTCGCGCCGGGCGCGCAGGTCGACGCAGGCGCTCTCGTCGCCTCGACAATGAACATCACAAACGCCGACTTCATGGCGGGCAGATACGCCTTCATCAGCACACCGCAGGACGGCAGCGTCATCAACCGGGGCGAGCTCCGCGCGAAGGAAGCGGGCGCCATCGCACTCCTCGGCAAGGACGTCGTCAATGAGGGCGTCATCGTCGCCAAGAAGGGCACGGTGACACTCGCGGCAGGCGGCGAGGTCTCTCTCGACTTCAGCGGCGACGGCAGAGTGGAGGTCGTGCCGTCGAAGGCTGCCGTCGAGCAGGCAGTCACGAACAGAGGTCTCGTCGAAGCCGACGGAGGCCTTGTCTTCATGTCCGCGGCAACGGGCGATGCCCTGACGTCTTCCGCCGTCAATCAGGAGGGCATTGTACGCGCAGGAAGTCTCGGCGGAGCAAAGGGCGTAATCCGCATGACGGCGAACGATGTGCGTCTTGCGGCGGGCAGTGTGACGGACGCGAGCGGCGCTTCGGGCGGCACGGTCGAGATCGGCGGCGGCTGGCAGGGCTCGGGCGATCTCTCGCACGCGCAGAACGTCACCATTGACCGCGGCGCGGCTGTGCGTGCCGATGCGGTGCAGACAGGCGGCGCGGGCGGCACGGTCGCCGTATGGTCGGACGGCATGACGAAGTTCTCGGGCGAGATCACGGCACGCGGCAATGGCACGGGCACGGGCGGGGCGGTTGAGACATCAGGCGCGAAGGTGCAGATTACGGGACGCGTCGACGCTTCATCATCAGCGGGCAAGAGCGGAGAGTGGCTCATCGACCCGGGCGATGTCATCATCAAGAACCTCACGGGCACCGAAACGGCGTCGGACACGCTCATCGATGTGCAGAGTGTCAAGAACACGTTGAACGGCGGCACGTCGACGACGGTGCAGACGACAGCCGGAAATAACGATTACAGCCTGACCGTGCAGGATGCCATACAGAAGACGGCGGGCGGCGATGCGACGCTGACCTTGAAGGCGACGGGCAGCATCGCCGTCAATGC
This portion of the Selenomonas sp. TAMA-11512 genome encodes:
- a CDS encoding DctP family TRAP transporter solute-binding subunit: MKKKWLALLMTAVVAVVFAGCGGEGGSGASNAPADKKEGTQLLGKKEASIHLKVGVTTAPDGHYVKGLQAMQQKLEELSGGTMTLDIYPNSALGGESDMMDAVSNGTQDMVLSSTGPIPAFSKNTANWSTLDLPYLFENREQAYKVFDSPIGDGLLAEFDGTGIKAVGFWENGFREVTNNKKEIKTPADLQGMKIRTMENHSHMATYAALGSTPTAMAWGEIFSALQQGTVDGQENPLAIILTAKVYEVQKYISMIDLFYSPCVLMINEGKYNGFTDEQKKWFDEAAQYAKGEQRRISQEIDAGARAEMESKGIIITDVNKAEWKETVKSVYNDASLNIDQDLLARIQAATK
- a CDS encoding glycerate kinase, with the protein product MKVTIAIDSFKGSMSSLEAGAAAERAVKRLFPEALTAVYALADGGEGTVDALVEGLHGEIVTLEVRGPLEERISGRYGWLPQTKTAVIEMADAAGLPMVPREKRNPLHTTTYGLGELILDALDRGARDFLIGIGGSATNEAGLGMLTALGAKFHDANGAEVGVTGADVARVASIDAGGMDARLKEVRFRIACDVTNPLCGDNGASAVYGPQKGATPALVEELDKALNDFADIAEEALGKSGKNLAGAGAAGGLGFAFHTFLDGELTPGIELVLDMLCIEEALKDVDILITGEGRMDHQSAMGKAPVGVAKRAKEISPKALTLAFCGAALEGARAVNEHGIDAYFPILQQVMTLEEAMKREVAEVNLEATVEQVLRVYKAK
- a CDS encoding TRAP transporter large permease codes for the protein MEIAGILFAVLFLMLFIGVPIAISLGLAAAIAMFATDNMQYLAAVPTRMFTQLDSFTLMAVPFFILAGNIMAEGGISDRLIGFIELLLRRLPGRLACISVVASGFFGAISGSNPATVAAIGSITAPKMIKKGYPIDTTAAIAASSGTLGVVIPPSIGMVTYAVTAGVSVTAMFLGGWVPGIMLILGLCIFNMIRCKKFDSPDMTSYPAKEYIVRFKDAFLALLMPIIILGGIYSGVFTPTESAAVACVYALVVSKFVFNELNWKKLYKIFADSCVSSAIVLFVVSMSAPFSWFMTTENIPTILSTTIMAIFSEKFIILLVMNLLLLFLGMFLETQSIILLVTPILLPIAVALGVDPVVLGLLIIVNTSIGMITPPMAVNIFVASSITGASVGAVSKKVFPYLVLEFIILLIYMYVPIIFNIPVLGAGG
- a CDS encoding 8-amino-7-oxononanoate synthase codes for the protein MKRIFLTVVLALLVQYLWMPQTFAQDVWATSYDGMDVYVVTESLSKERVPGVTSTIYTGMVKFVRGNELLDTEKYCYKGSDDGLYLSIDDGDFVRLGGNEGFPESAAPYVAIHETMWKTLRENNT
- a CDS encoding phosphogluconate dehydrogenase C-terminal domain-containing protein; translated protein: MSKIKVAVIGAGGKMGTRTSNNLVTHFADEFEVKLVETFPPAVERIEKERGLKVTPVEEALAFAEVVIFAVPDTLIKKLSAEYVPQLKPGTAFLILDPAAAVAKELTLRDDCTFGVAHPCHPSYFKWQKEKEAFEDRFGGEGGHQDIVMSKINGEDDKFELMQKTAKAMYRADNAFIMTSEQIAFLEPTLVEILGASTLYAMAETVDEAVRRGIPREAAVSFLTGHIFNLSANFLGYLPGNPPVSDACKVAIGIGNRLVLRDDWKRIWDDEILDKAIQTMLHPENPQV
- a CDS encoding TRAP transporter small permease, whose product is MDKIIRIFAGGVEKISVVCMVLMVAVVFLATCGRYTMLFSIPWSEEFARYCMVAIVYLGLMLASLQEKHFVVELVPLIFKSSPKVIRGFRILTAVLLDAFAIFLANYGYVVVEKMLSQGKLSPMLKLPLGIVYALIPIGILLMAIFYTYRVLRHIPEKGEET
- a CDS encoding transketolase C-terminal domain-containing protein; amino-acid sequence: MATFKGTREAFAAAMMELADNGKDVYGVYPDALKSMRGVPLAEKYPTRYVETGIAEQAAVDVAAGMATTGAIPFVGTYCGFITMRAGEQMRTFVGYTNLNVKFAGFNAGCLGGEREGVTHQFYEDLSFVTSLPNFTVLTPADGNQLYHATLYAAEIEGPVYIRGGSGREEDVFPLDAPFSKDGITVLKEYGTEALLLSNGFVLDRVLAAGEALNKAGVKVTVADINILYGKNPDKILEEMAKTDLVVTVEDHNINGGLGSYISRLATENRPVKVKRIALEDYAESGPAKELGDHMGFSVENITQVVKKALGKI